In Vreelandella piezotolerans, one genomic interval encodes:
- a CDS encoding DUF3581 family protein, with protein MFKDFYAQRGEYVVISAEQASRFAKSVAGDYNPIHNPDARRFCVPGDLLFTLVLVKFGLSRQMEFRFTNMVGADTPIKFSETVDGDIHVCDDSGKCYLQVVRSGDMTRDEAVVEGFARCYVAFSGKNFPHYLKPLMEQHGVMFNPKRPLVIYDSMGFCLDRLDGFSPHLALTQSSLDVQGKRADALLEFSIESAGEAVGVGSKKLVVSGLCDYDATEMAAIVDEFYRLKAAYEAA; from the coding sequence ATGTTCAAGGATTTTTACGCGCAGCGCGGAGAGTATGTGGTGATCTCCGCGGAGCAGGCCAGCCGCTTCGCTAAAAGCGTGGCTGGCGACTACAACCCGATTCACAACCCGGATGCGCGGCGTTTCTGCGTGCCCGGCGACCTGCTGTTTACGCTGGTGCTGGTGAAGTTTGGGCTGTCGCGACAAATGGAATTTCGCTTCACCAATATGGTGGGTGCCGACACACCGATCAAGTTTAGTGAAACCGTTGACGGGGATATTCACGTTTGTGACGACAGCGGTAAATGCTATTTACAGGTCGTCCGCAGCGGCGATATGACGCGTGATGAGGCGGTGGTCGAAGGCTTTGCCCGCTGCTACGTCGCCTTCTCGGGTAAGAATTTTCCCCACTATCTCAAGCCGCTCATGGAGCAGCATGGGGTGATGTTCAATCCCAAGCGTCCGTTAGTGATCTACGACAGCATGGGGTTCTGCCTGGATCGCTTGGATGGCTTTTCGCCTCATTTGGCGCTTACACAATCCTCGTTGGACGTACAGGGAAAGCGTGCCGACGCGCTGCTGGAGTTTTCCATCGAATCGGCTGGTGAAGCGGTCGGTGTGGGCTCAAAGAAGCTCGTGGTGAGCGGTCTGTGCGACTACGATGCTACCGAAATGGCGGCCATCGTCGACGAGTTTTACCGCTTGAAAGCGGCCTACGAAGCCGCCTAG
- a CDS encoding trimeric intracellular cation channel family protein, with amino-acid sequence MSGVIYGLDMAGVIVFALSGVILACRSRMDPFGMLVLAAVTGIGGGTLRDLVLGVRPVFWVTDPTYLWVILATVGVSLVGFHYIHRLSRGFLPVADAFGLALFTVIGTHKALLLGTSGVVAVLMGMMTGVAGGMIRDVLAQRVPMVLREEIYATAAMAGGIVYVALQALDAPLTIAIAASLSVTLGLRLAAIHWHLALPVFAWVTLPPKHQDANAPLSTPQKAKERVRMIRRERTRR; translated from the coding sequence GTGTCGGGTGTGATTTATGGGTTGGATATGGCGGGGGTGATCGTGTTTGCCCTGTCGGGCGTGATTTTGGCCTGTCGCTCGCGGATGGACCCGTTCGGTATGCTGGTGTTGGCGGCGGTGACGGGCATTGGGGGCGGTACGCTGCGAGATTTGGTGCTGGGTGTGCGGCCGGTGTTCTGGGTGACCGACCCTACCTACTTGTGGGTGATCTTGGCCACGGTGGGCGTGTCGCTGGTGGGGTTTCACTATATTCACCGGCTCTCTCGGGGCTTTTTACCGGTGGCGGATGCCTTTGGGCTGGCCTTGTTTACCGTCATCGGCACGCACAAAGCGCTGCTGCTGGGCACCTCTGGCGTCGTCGCGGTACTGATGGGCATGATGACCGGCGTGGCGGGCGGCATGATTCGTGATGTGCTGGCCCAGCGGGTGCCGATGGTGCTGCGCGAAGAGATTTACGCCACCGCCGCCATGGCGGGTGGAATTGTCTATGTCGCGCTGCAGGCGCTCGATGCGCCACTGACTATCGCCATTGCCGCCTCGCTCAGTGTGACACTGGGGCTGCGCTTAGCGGCAATTCATTGGCACTTGGCTTTGCCGGTGTTTGCCTGGGTCACGCTGCCGCCTAAACACCAAGACGCCAACGCGCCGCTGTCGACACCGCAAAAGGCCAAAGAGCGTGTACGTATGATTCGTCGGGAGCGCACGCGCCGCTAA